Within Epilithonimonas zeae, the genomic segment AATGCCAAATTATCTCATTTCTAAGAAATTGGGCATCCCGATTGTTTTTGACAGCCACGAGATTTTTACCGAAATGCCCACAATCCAGGGACGCTGGGTAAAAAATGTGTGGAAAAAAATAGAAAGCACTTTTGTTCCGAAAATCAAGAAAATGATTGCTGCAAGTGATTCCTATGCTAATTGGTTTGCCAATGAATATAAAATCAATAAACCAATTGTTATCAATAATCTTCCCAGAAAAATTGAATTTAAAGGAACCACCGAAAACTCGAAAAAAATTATTCTTTATCAAGGCTGGTTGAATTACTCCCGAGGAATTGATAAAGCCATTCTCGCAATGCAATCGATTGAAAATGCGGAACTTTGGATTGCTGGCGGTGGACCAATGGAAAATGAATTTAAACAAATTGCTATTAAGGCTGATGTTTTGGATAAAGTCAAATTTCTTGGGAAATTATCTCCGGATGACCTTCGGAAATTGACCCCGAAAGCTGATGTTGGAATTAGTATTGAGGAAAATAATGGATTGAGTTACTATTATTCTTTACCCAACAAAATCTCAGATTATATCCAATCCCGAGTTCCGGTGGTTGTATCAGATTTTCCGGAAATGAGAAATATTGTGAATACTTTTGGTGTTGGAGAAATTATAGAAAATCATTCTACTGAACACCTTGCAGACAAATTGAAAATAGTTCTGGAAAAAGGGAAAGCTTCCTATCTTCACAACCTACATGTAGCTGCAGACGAACTTTGCTGGGAAAATGAGGAAGGTAAAATCCTCAAAATATTCTCAGACTGTAAAAAAGAATTAGAACACAACCATTAACCTTCTGTCTTTTCTGTCATCTAAAGATTGTATGATTTTTGATGATTAATCTTTCTAAAATAATGAATATGAGAGCTTCTATATTAATGATAAGTTTTGCACTGATGACAATCAGCTGCGGAAGTCAAATATATCTTGACCCAGTAACATTGAACTCTGCAATAGAAAATAAAGAATTTGATTTCAATGCAACGAAGGCATTTCCAACCAATTACGATGTGTTGAATGTGATGAACTCGATGCCAGGATCAACAGGAACTCGAATTTTGAACCTAGACTCGGGTTACGGTTTTAATCTGAAAAAAGATTTGTTCAGTGTTTATCTGCCTTATTTTGGAAGGGCTTTTACGGTTAGTCCAGGCGACGCAAACAATAGCGGAATCAAATTCGAATCCAAGGAATTTACGGTAAAACAATCTGCGACTAAAAAAGGAAATACACTTTTGGTCATCACGCCAAGCGACCAAAGAGAAAATTATGTTTTCAATCTGGAGATCTTCAAAAACGGAAGTGGATTTTTATCAGTAAGATCTAATAACAGACAGCCAATCAGTTTTGACGGGAATATTTCGTCAGCGAAATAATTAATTCCCTAATAATTTTTTAACAAAATCACTGGCTTCGGAACTTGGATTAGACAAAAGTTCTGAAGCATTTTTTTTATGTTCCTGGAAAGAATTTTCTAATGAATGGTCGTTTTTAGCTCTTTCAAGAATATATTCTCTTACCCAGAATTCAAAACGTTTCTGAGCTTGATTTTTTCTGGTTTCGAGGAAAGTTCCATTCTTCGTTTTCAAAGAAATATAGTCCTCGATTTTATCAAAAACTTCCTCCAATCCGGTTTTTTCCAAAGCAGACCCAAAGAGCACTGGGATTTTCCAGTTTTTTTCTTTTGGTGTTATAAATTGCAATGCTCTAGTCAATTCCGTTTTCGTCATTTTAGCTTTAGATAGATTTTCGGAATTCACCTTATTAATGAAAATCAAATCCGCCATTTCCATTATTCCACGTTTGATTCCCTGTAATTCGTCGCCAGTTCCGATGACTTTCAGAAAAAGAAAAACATCGGTAATATCATTTACCAAAGTTTCACTTTGTCCAACACCAACGGTTTCTATCAGGATATAATCAAAACCTGCCGCTTCACAGATCAAAAGACTTTCAAAAGTTGTATTCGCAATCCCACCTAAAAATCCGGAGCTTGGACTAGGGCGGATAAAAGCATTCGGATCTTTGGCCAGTTCTTCCATTCTGGTTTTATCGCCAAGAATACTTCCTTTGTTGATCGAGGAGCTGGGGTCAATCGCCAGAACGGCTACTTTTTTTCCTTGCTCAATCGCATATTTTCCAAAGCTTTCTATGAAGGTTGATTTTCCAGCACCTGGAACGCCTGTAATTCCGATTCGGATAGATTTTCCTGTGAATGGCAAAATTTCTTTTAGTAATTGATCCACAATTTCCCGATGTTCAGGCTTTTTACTTTCAATTAAAGTAATAGCTTTTCCCAAAATCCTTTTATCAGAAGATTTGATTCCGTTGATGTAATCTTGTAAACTGATTGTTTTATTCATTGGGAATTTGGAATTATTACAAATTAGGATTTAGGTAATTTTCGGAGTCTTATATTTTCTATTTTTGATAAGAATAAAATCCAAAAATATGAAAAAAACGATATATGCCTTATGTTTTGTAGGCGCAATTATCTATTCCTGTACAACAAAAACAGTGGCGACTTCTACGGCTTCTATCGACACCAGTGCAGAATACGTAGCTAAAGGTAAAACCGTATTTGACCAGCATTGCGGAAAATGCCACGGACTTCCGGAAGCTTCTGACCACACGCCGGAACAATGGAACAAGATCATCGCAAGAATGGCTCCGAAAGCGAAACTGAATCCGGACGAAACCAATTGGGTTCTGGCTTATGTAACGGTTAATGCGAAGAAGTAAATTTTGGGCAATCCCTCTCCAAGGCTTTAGCCAACGCTCGGGTCGGGCTATCCACTCATATCTTTTGCTTTTCCCAAGCTAAATCTTAGCTAAAAAGCAAAAGGATAACCGTTACTATCCCTATTGCGTCCATTATTGCATATAAAACAAAAGGAAACCATTAATTGGTTTCCTTTTTCTTGTTGCTTTTCGCTTTACTTTTGGTTTTCTTTTTCTTGGGTATTTTCTCTTTGATGAATTTTTCTTTGCTCTTCAAAAAGTCCAACATAGATTGATCATAAGCGAATTTTTTAGCTTCTTTCAAAATTTCCAATGCTTTTTTGAAATCCATTTTGATTTCAGACAGATAAGATTTTTGGATTAAAATTCTGCATTTGTCAATTCCTTTTATTTTCAAAGAATATTCGATGAGTTTTTCTGCTTCGTCCAAATCTTCATTATCCAAAAGGCATTTGATGTAATATCTTGGTGTGTTGAGATTCGTAACGTCACATTGCAATGCTTCTTCGAAATAGAGTTTTGCTTTTTCATAATCGATGAGCATTTCGCTGTATATTCTTCCCATCAGACAAAGCGAATCTGCATCTTCCGGGTCATAAGAAAGTGCGTAGTTCAATGCTTCCAGACAATCCGGCAAGTTGTATGGATAATTATCCAAAGCTTCGAAATAATATTTACTTTTAGTTAAGGTCATTTCTGTAGTTTTTTAATTCGTTTTTCACTTGAAGTCTTTCTTTTTTGAAAGATTTTTCCTGATAATTCTTTCTGAAATCAGTTCCCGAAAATGTTCTGATTGGATTTCCTCTTTGAACATTCAAATGATTATTCCAGGTTTCCTGCATTTGTTTTTGAAGCTGGATGATATTCTGTTCCAAAACTTTTTCTTTCAGTCTTTCAACCGAAAGTTTTTTATTCTCCAGTTGCGACCGGGAATCCTGCACGAATACACTTTGTCCTGTCGGAATATGAGTTGCACGAACAGCTGTGTTGACTTTATTCACGTTTTGCCCGCCACTTCCCTGACTTCTCGCCGTCTGAAACCGGATATCTTTTTCATTAAATTCAATTTTTTCCAAACCTTCCAGTTCGAAAATCCCGATAAACCAATTGCTTCTCTTATGCAGTTTTCTGAAAGTGCTTTTCCCAATCCAAAGAATGCTTCCGAGCCAGCTTTTAAGAAATTCATTGACTCCTTTTCCTTTTAAAAGTAAAGTCACAGATTTCAACGTCAGGTTTTCATCACCATTTTCACGGTGAATGATTTCGTAATCGATTTTATTTTGTTTTGCTTCCTCAAGGAAAACCTTCAGAACTTTGGCAACTACCCATTGACATTCCGAAGGTCCTCTTCCCGAGGTTATTTGTATGAGTTTTTCCATTTTTGTAAAATTTTTAAGATAGCTTCTCTGTTTTTAGCTTCTTTAATAAATGTTGATAATCTTTCTACCATTCGCATTCTGTACGGCAATCTTGTTCTTAAATCTGATGAAACATAGTTTTCCATTTCTAAAAGATGTTCCCGATTTCTTGCCCAGAATAACTTTCCTTTGAAATCTTCCTGGAAATAATAGGGACAACCAAAAACCTGGTCGTGTATCAAACCCTCTTCTCTTATAGAATTGTTTAGATACTTTTCAGATTTAGGCTGAACTTGAAAAGAAGAATCGCATTCGTCGCATTTTACAGTAACATTCTTAGGTTTCTCTTTCAAATTGCCTTGCTCATAGCGAATTGGATGTGCACAAATCGGACAATTGAGTTTTACAAATGCTTTGTAAATTACCAAGTCCAATCCGTTTTTCTTCAAATTACAATGATTACATTCTAAAGTCGCTTGCTTATAGTTATATTCATTTTTGACCACTGCATCTTCTCCGCAATCAGGACAAACAACGAGAATGTTTTCGTGATAATTGAAATATTCTTGTTTGTATATTTTTTTCATTTTGTTTAATTAATTTGTTGCTGATTGATTTCAGTTGATAGTGCTAAAAATTCTAACAACTATCAACCAAAACCTATCAACCATTTTATTTATCCATCCTCACAATTCGGGGTTGGAAAGTTCCTAGAATATCGACCAAATCGCTTTGTGAGTTCATCACTTCATTAATGTCTTTGTACGCCATCGGAGCTTCTTCGGCATTTCCGCCCAGCAACGTAACATTTTTAAGTTTTAATTCTTTCTTAATGTCATTTTGAGTAAAACGGTTTCTACATTCACCTCTCGAAAATTCCCGTCCAGCTCCGTGCGAAGCTGAATTTAAAGAATCTGGATTTCCTTTTCCACGAACGATGAAACCTTTCGCCGTCATTGAACCTGGAATCATTCCCAATTCATTTTCATTGGCTGGAGTTGCGCCTTTT encodes:
- the meaB gene encoding methylmalonyl Co-A mutase-associated GTPase MeaB; amino-acid sequence: MNKTISLQDYINGIKSSDKRILGKAITLIESKKPEHREIVDQLLKEILPFTGKSIRIGITGVPGAGKSTFIESFGKYAIEQGKKVAVLAIDPSSSINKGSILGDKTRMEELAKDPNAFIRPSPSSGFLGGIANTTFESLLICEAAGFDYILIETVGVGQSETLVNDITDVFLFLKVIGTGDELQGIKRGIMEMADLIFINKVNSENLSKAKMTKTELTRALQFITPKEKNWKIPVLFGSALEKTGLEEVFDKIEDYISLKTKNGTFLETRKNQAQKRFEFWVREYILERAKNDHSLENSFQEHKKNASELLSNPSSEASDFVKKLLGN
- the prfH gene encoding peptide chain release factor H, whose amino-acid sequence is MEKLIQITSGRGPSECQWVVAKVLKVFLEEAKQNKIDYEIIHRENGDENLTLKSVTLLLKGKGVNEFLKSWLGSILWIGKSTFRKLHKRSNWFIGIFELEGLEKIEFNEKDIRFQTARSQGSGGQNVNKVNTAVRATHIPTGQSVFVQDSRSQLENKKLSVERLKEKVLEQNIIQLQKQMQETWNNHLNVQRGNPIRTFSGTDFRKNYQEKSFKKERLQVKNELKNYRNDLN
- a CDS encoding tetratricopeptide repeat protein yields the protein MTLTKSKYYFEALDNYPYNLPDCLEALNYALSYDPEDADSLCLMGRIYSEMLIDYEKAKLYFEEALQCDVTNLNTPRYYIKCLLDNEDLDEAEKLIEYSLKIKGIDKCRILIQKSYLSEIKMDFKKALEILKEAKKFAYDQSMLDFLKSKEKFIKEKIPKKKKTKSKAKSNKKKETN
- a CDS encoding DUF4251 domain-containing protein yields the protein MRASILMISFALMTISCGSQIYLDPVTLNSAIENKEFDFNATKAFPTNYDVLNVMNSMPGSTGTRILNLDSGYGFNLKKDLFSVYLPYFGRAFTVSPGDANNSGIKFESKEFTVKQSATKKGNTLLVITPSDQRENYVFNLEIFKNGSGFLSVRSNNRQPISFDGNISSAK
- a CDS encoding glycosyltransferase, giving the protein MKVIVSVFNNLYTDQRVEKVCKTLYDHGYQPILIGNNWSGTPEMERPYPFFRIDLKSKKLRFAYIEFQQKLYKEIKKYADNKTILLANDLETIMPNYLISKKLGIPIVFDSHEIFTEMPTIQGRWVKNVWKKIESTFVPKIKKMIAASDSYANWFANEYKINKPIVINNLPRKIEFKGTTENSKKIILYQGWLNYSRGIDKAILAMQSIENAELWIAGGGPMENEFKQIAIKADVLDKVKFLGKLSPDDLRKLTPKADVGISIEENNGLSYYYSLPNKISDYIQSRVPVVVSDFPEMRNIVNTFGVGEIIENHSTEHLADKLKIVLEKGKASYLHNLHVAADELCWENEEGKILKIFSDCKKELEHNH
- a CDS encoding c-type cytochrome, coding for MKKTIYALCFVGAIIYSCTTKTVATSTASIDTSAEYVAKGKTVFDQHCGKCHGLPEASDHTPEQWNKIIARMAPKAKLNPDETNWVLAYVTVNAKK